TCGGCGCATCCGGTGCAGCCCAGATAGCGGCCAATGTTAAACAACTCCGGGGAGAATGCAACGGATATCAGGTTGAACCCATTCCAAAGGTTGCGATGTCTCACGTAACGGGGGGCGGTTTGTCAGGCACGGAGCATGCAGCATGCACAATGCACATGATCACAGCTGATTGGTAGGATACTGCCTTGAGCATCCTCACATTGAATTGAAAAAAAAGAAAAAGGAGACGTTAAAATGGGATCATTTAAAGACAGGGTCGTGCTTATCGAATCCGTTGGGGATGATATCGCTTATGCCATCGCCCGTAAGGTAGCATCAAAGGGGGCCAAGCTGGCACTTTTTGATATTGATGGAAAAAATACTTCTGACATCGTTGCCAGACTTAAGGAGGATGGAATTGAAGCACTTGGAGTCACAGGCGATCCGGCAGATTGTACCGGTGTCAAGCAAGCCATCGGCGTCATCATGGAAAAATACGGAAAAATTGATGTGCTGATCAATAATTCCGATTATTTTGTGGAAAATGATATTGTGGAAACCAAAGCCCAGGGCTGGTACCAAGGGGCCAAAAACAATATTGATCCTGCGTTCTTTTTGTGCCGGGAGGTGATACCGATTATGCGAAAGCAAAGTTACGGTCGGATTGTCAATATAGGAAGCATTGAATATCTGGGGTTGCCTCAAACTTCCGTGTACAGCGCCGCAAAATCATCCATGCTGGGATTTACCCGATCGCTTGCCCTTGAAACCGCAAATGATAAAATTACTGTCAACTGGGTCGTCAAAGGTACCATCCATAAATCAAACATGTCCCAAGAACAAGAAGAAAAAATGGCTGCGAAAATTCCAGTACAGAAACTGGGAACACCCGAGGATGTCGCCGGGGCTGTGACCTTTTTTGCTGCAGATACATCAAAATT
Above is a window of Desulfotignum balticum DSM 7044 DNA encoding:
- a CDS encoding SDR family NAD(P)-dependent oxidoreductase, which gives rise to MGSFKDRVVLIESVGDDIAYAIARKVASKGAKLALFDIDGKNTSDIVARLKEDGIEALGVTGDPADCTGVKQAIGVIMEKYGKIDVLINNSDYFVENDIVETKAQGWYQGAKNNIDPAFFLCREVIPIMRKQSYGRIVNIGSIEYLGLPQTSVYSAAKSSMLGFTRSLALETANDKITVNWVVKGTIHKSNMSQEQEEKMAAKIPVQKLGTPEDVAGAVTFFAADTSKFITGQTFFVCGGKSLSFSMSI